In one Paenibacillus sp. JQZ6Y-1 genomic region, the following are encoded:
- a CDS encoding deoxyribonuclease IV → MLKIGSHVSFSNKGLLSAANEADEYGSSSFMIYTGAPQNTRRKPMDTMFLDEGKAKMNEMGVEEIVVHAPYIINLGSYKEHTYELAVNFLQEEIHRTHAIGVHNIVLHPGAFTDMDAEFGIKRIAEGLEQVLAGVKETDVNIALETMAGKGTEIGRSFEEIARIMDLVPHNDRLTVCFDTCHTHDAGYDLVNDLDGVLEQFDKTVGLDRITVVHVNDSKNPVGAGKDRHTPLGSGWIGFEALNQLVHHEKLSERPFILETPWIGKDAKKQNPMYEIEIALLRGDVAGRFGNEFVEDVQKIHHFFEGQGIEARPYVLDTWSVLKNDAKARKADPREPLERLYDLIAADGLFAALNEEQINKRLIAWLAGKNAL, encoded by the coding sequence TTGTTAAAAATAGGTTCCCACGTATCGTTTTCCAATAAAGGCTTATTAAGCGCAGCAAATGAGGCGGATGAGTATGGCTCCAGCTCATTTATGATATATACCGGTGCGCCGCAAAATACGCGTCGTAAGCCGATGGACACCATGTTTCTGGATGAAGGTAAAGCCAAAATGAATGAGATGGGCGTCGAGGAAATCGTCGTACATGCTCCGTATATTATCAATCTGGGTTCGTACAAAGAACATACGTATGAGTTGGCTGTGAATTTCCTGCAAGAAGAAATTCATCGCACCCATGCGATTGGCGTTCATAATATTGTGCTGCATCCGGGCGCTTTTACCGATATGGATGCAGAATTTGGTATAAAACGGATCGCGGAAGGCTTGGAGCAGGTGTTGGCTGGTGTCAAAGAAACAGACGTAAATATTGCGCTGGAAACAATGGCGGGAAAAGGAACAGAGATCGGTCGTAGCTTTGAGGAGATCGCGCGCATTATGGATTTGGTTCCGCATAACGACCGCCTGACTGTTTGCTTTGATACCTGTCATACGCATGATGCCGGTTATGATCTGGTCAATGATCTGGATGGTGTGCTGGAACAGTTTGATAAGACTGTCGGCTTGGATCGCATTACTGTGGTGCACGTCAATGACAGCAAAAATCCAGTCGGTGCAGGTAAGGACCGTCATACGCCATTGGGTAGTGGCTGGATTGGTTTTGAAGCATTGAATCAACTCGTTCATCACGAGAAGCTGAGTGAACGTCCGTTTATTTTGGAAACACCGTGGATCGGTAAAGATGCGAAAAAACAAAATCCGATGTACGAAATTGAAATTGCATTGCTGCGCGGCGATGTAGCTGGACGTTTTGGCAACGAATTTGTGGAAGATGTGCAAAAAATACATCATTTCTTCGAAGGTCAAGGTATTGAAGCACGTCCTTATGTACTGGACACTTGGAGTGTTTTAAAAAATGATGCTAAAGCACGCAAAGCCGATCCGCGTGAACCGTTAGAGCGTCTGTATGATCTGATCGCAGCGGACGGTTTGTTTGCAGCATTGAATGAAGAACAGATCAACAAGCGTCTGATTGCATGGCTGGCAGGTAAAAACGCTCTATAA
- a CDS encoding pyrimidine/purine nucleoside phosphorylase: MSQLENVTVVKQANVYYDGKVTSRIVLLPDGSKVTLGIMLTGSYEFGTDSHETMEILAGKLSVLLPGSDEWLHIDGQATFEVPANSSFKLEISTVTDYCCSYA; encoded by the coding sequence ATGAGCCAATTGGAAAATGTAACGGTAGTCAAGCAAGCCAATGTATATTATGACGGTAAAGTAACGAGCCGAATTGTACTGCTACCCGACGGTAGTAAAGTGACACTCGGTATTATGCTAACGGGATCATACGAATTTGGTACAGATAGTCACGAGACGATGGAGATTCTAGCAGGTAAGCTGTCTGTTCTGCTACCAGGTAGTGACGAATGGCTGCATATCGACGGTCAAGCGACATTTGAAGTACCTGCGAATTCTAGCTTCAAGCTTGAAATCAGCACCGTTACGGATTACTGTTGCTCGTACGCTTAA
- the tkt gene encoding transketolase gives MTDKKQEQEQSINKSENSKVDNLSISTIRTLSIDAIEKANSGHPGMPMGSAPMGYQLFAKTMTHNPANPTWVNRDRFVLSAGHGSMLLYSLLHLSGYGLEMDEIKQFRQWGSKTPGHPEFGHTAGVDATTGPLGQGVAMAVGMALAESHLAATYNKGNANVIDHFTYAICGDGDMMEGVASEAASMAGHMKLGKLIMLYDSNDITLDGKANLSFSENVEDRYKAYGWQVLRVEDGNDLPAIEAALAEAKADTSRPTLIEVKTVIGYGSPNKQGIGGHGGTHGSPLGSAEAKLTKEAYEWTYEEDFYVPDEVREHFAKVKERGVEANKAWDDMFAQYKQENPELAAQFESAFSGNLADGWDKELPFYSTEDKAVSTRVASGNALNGLINGVPQLAGGSADLESSTMTHLKGLDNFTPETRAGRNIYFGVREFAMAGAMNGIALHGGIKVFGGTFFVFTDYLRPAVRLAALMGLPVTYVLTHDSIAVGEDGPTHEPIEQLASLRIIPGLTTIRPADGNETSAAWAHAVENKGGPIALVLTRQNLPILPGTVDGVRENIKKGAYVVSDAKAGQPVAQLIATGSEVQLAVKAQEALASEGIEVRVISMPSWELFEKQDQAYRDSVLLPDVKPRLAIEMAQTFGWERYVGDKGAILGITTFGASAPGDRVIAEYGFTVDNVVQKVKGLLS, from the coding sequence ATGACTGACAAGAAACAAGAGCAAGAACAAAGCATCAACAAATCCGAAAACTCTAAAGTGGACAATCTGTCGATTTCCACCATTCGTACGCTTTCGATCGACGCGATCGAAAAAGCGAATTCTGGACACCCTGGTATGCCGATGGGCTCCGCTCCAATGGGCTACCAACTGTTCGCTAAAACGATGACACATAACCCGGCTAACCCAACTTGGGTCAACCGCGATCGTTTCGTGCTGTCCGCAGGTCACGGCTCCATGCTATTGTACAGCCTGTTGCACCTGTCCGGCTACGGTCTGGAAATGGATGAAATCAAACAATTCCGTCAATGGGGCAGTAAAACTCCAGGTCACCCAGAATTTGGTCACACTGCAGGTGTTGACGCAACAACTGGTCCTCTGGGTCAAGGTGTAGCGATGGCAGTAGGTATGGCACTCGCGGAATCCCATCTGGCTGCAACTTACAATAAAGGCAATGCCAATGTAATCGATCACTTTACCTATGCAATCTGTGGCGACGGCGACATGATGGAAGGCGTAGCAAGTGAAGCTGCTTCCATGGCAGGTCACATGAAACTGGGCAAACTGATCATGCTGTACGATTCCAACGATATTACGCTGGATGGTAAAGCAAACCTGTCCTTCTCCGAAAACGTAGAAGACCGTTACAAAGCTTATGGCTGGCAAGTGCTGCGCGTAGAAGACGGTAACGATCTGCCTGCAATCGAAGCTGCACTGGCAGAAGCGAAAGCAGACACTTCCCGTCCAACCCTGATCGAAGTGAAAACTGTGATCGGTTACGGTAGCCCGAACAAACAAGGTATCGGCGGTCACGGCGGTACGCACGGTTCCCCATTGGGTTCTGCAGAAGCGAAGCTGACCAAAGAAGCTTACGAGTGGACATACGAAGAAGATTTCTATGTACCAGACGAAGTTCGTGAACATTTTGCTAAAGTTAAAGAACGCGGCGTAGAAGCAAACAAAGCTTGGGACGACATGTTCGCTCAATACAAACAAGAAAACCCAGAACTGGCTGCTCAATTTGAGTCTGCATTCTCTGGTAACCTGGCAGATGGCTGGGATAAAGAACTGCCATTCTACAGCACAGAAGACAAAGCGGTATCGACACGCGTTGCTTCCGGTAATGCACTGAATGGTCTGATCAATGGTGTTCCTCAACTGGCAGGCGGTTCCGCTGACCTGGAGAGCTCCACAATGACTCACCTGAAAGGTCTGGACAACTTCACACCAGAAACTCGCGCTGGACGTAACATCTACTTCGGCGTACGTGAATTTGCAATGGCTGGCGCAATGAACGGTATTGCTCTGCATGGTGGTATCAAAGTATTCGGCGGTACGTTCTTCGTATTCACCGATTACCTGCGTCCGGCTGTACGTCTGGCTGCTCTGATGGGTCTGCCTGTAACGTATGTACTGACTCACGACAGTATCGCTGTCGGCGAAGATGGTCCTACGCATGAGCCGATCGAGCAACTGGCTTCCCTGCGTATCATCCCAGGTCTGACTACAATCCGTCCTGCGGATGGTAACGAGACTTCGGCTGCATGGGCACATGCTGTTGAGAACAAAGGCGGTCCAATCGCACTCGTACTGACTCGTCAAAACCTGCCAATCCTGCCAGGTACAGTAGACGGCGTACGCGAAAACATCAAAAAAGGTGCGTACGTAGTATCCGATGCGAAAGCGGGTCAACCAGTCGCTCAACTGATCGCTACAGGTTCCGAAGTGCAACTGGCTGTTAAAGCGCAAGAAGCACTCGCTTCCGAAGGCATCGAAGTTCGCGTAATCAGCATGCCAAGCTGGGAGCTGTTCGAGAAACAGGATCAAGCATACCGCGATTCCGTCCTGCTGCCTGATGTGAAACCACGTCTGGCGATCGAAATGGCACAAACCTTTGGTTGGGAACGTTATGTTGGCGACAAAGGCGCAATCCTGGGTATCACTACATTTGGTGCATCCGCTCCTGGCGATCGCGTAATCGCTGAGTACGGCTTCACAGTTGATAACGTGGTACAAAAAGTAAAAGGACTGCTGTCCTAA
- a CDS encoding TIGR01777 family oxidoreductase: MKIAICGGTGFVGKHLMPYWLDEGHEMIVVTRKVSPEQAGSGRIQYITWEDMEQHPEQLEGIDALVNLSGESLNQRWTTKTKLELVESRMRTVNIVSKAIEKLERKPEVVVQASAMAIYGTSDTETFDESSERRTMNFPSSLAEQWEAVAESIKDVRLIKLRVSLVLGKDGGAYPLMTLPYKLFAGGKLGPGKQWISWIHIDDMVRLIDFCVKNKEIEGPINASCPGPVRYKEFGTTVAKVLNRPHWLHVPSIMIYSALGEMATILLQGQRVIPQKALDHGFTFLYPSLEPAIMDLEDKQQTAAKSEHA; encoded by the coding sequence ATGAAAATTGCAATTTGTGGTGGAACGGGTTTTGTGGGCAAGCATTTGATGCCATACTGGTTAGATGAGGGTCATGAGATGATTGTAGTCACTCGCAAGGTTTCGCCGGAGCAAGCTGGATCGGGTCGTATCCAATATATCACATGGGAAGATATGGAGCAGCATCCTGAACAGCTAGAAGGTATTGATGCACTTGTAAATCTATCTGGTGAATCGCTCAATCAACGCTGGACCACCAAAACCAAACTAGAACTGGTGGAATCGAGAATGCGCACGGTGAATATCGTATCCAAAGCGATTGAAAAGCTGGAGCGTAAGCCAGAAGTGGTTGTACAAGCTAGTGCGATGGCGATTTATGGTACATCTGATACTGAAACATTTGACGAAAGCAGCGAACGACGGACGATGAATTTTCCTTCCAGTCTGGCAGAGCAATGGGAAGCCGTTGCGGAAAGTATCAAGGATGTGCGTTTAATCAAGCTTCGTGTCAGTCTGGTACTTGGCAAAGATGGTGGCGCTTACCCACTCATGACATTGCCGTATAAATTATTTGCAGGTGGCAAGCTCGGTCCCGGCAAACAATGGATCTCTTGGATTCATATTGACGATATGGTACGCCTCATTGATTTTTGTGTCAAAAACAAAGAAATCGAAGGTCCGATCAATGCCTCCTGCCCCGGTCCGGTTCGTTACAAGGAATTTGGTACTACCGTTGCCAAAGTACTGAATCGTCCGCATTGGCTGCATGTACCTTCGATTATGATTTATTCTGCACTTGGAGAAATGGCTACTATTTTGCTGCAAGGACAGCGCGTCATTCCGCAAAAGGCATTGGATCATGGATTTACATTTTTATATCCTAGTCTGGAACCTGCTATTATGGACTTGGAAGATAAACAACAGACTGCTGCCAAAAGTGAACATGCTTAA
- the purU gene encoding formyltetrahydrofolate deformylase — protein MEVHVKQNQSPREPQQHRARMLISCPDGPGIVAAVSRFLYEHGANIVQSDQYTMDPDGGMFFMRVEFDLPELAQNLQALEEDFLEIANRFGMTWNINQVSRKKRLAIFVSKEDHCLVELLWHWQAGDLDAEIALVVSNHNDMRSYVESFGIPFHHIPVTADTKQEAERRQLEVIGDDIDVIVLARYMQIISPTFIEHYRNRIINIHHSFLPAFVGGKPYAQAYDRGVKIIGATAHYVTEELDGGPIIEQDVQRVSHSDNVNELKRIGRTIERVVLARAVQWHVEDRILVHQNKTVVFN, from the coding sequence ATGGAAGTACATGTAAAACAAAATCAATCCCCGCGTGAACCCCAACAACATCGTGCACGTATGCTGATCTCGTGTCCAGATGGTCCGGGTATCGTGGCTGCCGTATCGCGTTTTTTGTATGAGCATGGCGCGAATATCGTACAGTCTGACCAGTATACGATGGACCCGGATGGCGGTATGTTTTTTATGCGTGTCGAATTTGACTTGCCGGAACTGGCACAGAATTTGCAGGCGCTGGAAGAGGACTTTTTAGAGATTGCCAACCGCTTTGGTATGACTTGGAATATCAATCAGGTTAGTCGCAAAAAACGCCTAGCCATCTTTGTTTCCAAAGAAGATCATTGTCTGGTGGAATTGTTATGGCACTGGCAAGCTGGCGATCTGGATGCGGAAATTGCTCTGGTTGTGAGCAATCACAATGATATGCGGAGTTATGTAGAATCGTTTGGCATTCCATTTCACCATATCCCAGTTACTGCCGATACGAAGCAGGAGGCAGAACGTCGTCAGCTGGAAGTGATTGGCGACGATATTGATGTGATCGTGCTGGCACGTTACATGCAGATCATTTCACCAACCTTTATTGAGCATTATCGCAACCGAATCATCAATATTCATCACTCGTTCTTGCCAGCATTTGTTGGCGGCAAGCCGTATGCACAAGCCTATGATCGTGGTGTGAAAATCATTGGTGCGACGGCTCACTATGTGACGGAGGAATTGGACGGAGGTCCAATCATCGAGCAGGACGTACAGCGCGTAAGCCACAGCGATAATGTCAACGAACTGAAACGCATCGGTCGCACGATTGAGCGTGTCGTACTGGCTCGTGCCGTGCAGTGGCATGTAGAGGATCGCATCTTGGTGCATCAGAATAAGACGGTTGTGTTTAACTGA